The following is a genomic window from Streptomyces sp. NBC_01381.
TCACGGGCCGGCGCACCGGACGCTTCGGCATCCTGGACGCCGAGGTGGCGACCCCGCTGTCGATGGTCCTCACCGAGATCCTGCAGAACGCCCTGGAACACGGCTTCCGCGAGGGCGACATGGGCACGGTCGAGGTCTCCGCGGTGCGCGGCGGCACCAGCAAGGACGCCCGCCTCCTGATCACCGTCCAGGACGACGGCGTGGGACTGCCCGACGACTTCGATCCGCACCGCTCGGGCAACCTCGGCCTGCAGATCGTCCGCACCCTGGTCGAGGGCGAGTTGAGCGGCACGTTCGACATGGTGCGGGCCCCGGAGCGCGGCACGCAGGTCATCCTCGACATCCCCGTACGCGCCGACAAGTAGCACCCGCACAGGGCGTACGGCATCCCGTAGCCCGTAGCCCGTATCTCATATCCCGTATCCCGTATCCCGCATACGAAAAGCAGTGAGCCCCGGACCGAAGTGGTCCGGGGCTCACTGCTCACGTTGCGATGCGCATCGGGGGTACTGCGCGGCTGCGGCTCGGGGGCGGGAGATGCGTACTCGCTGTACGCGCCGCCGGGCTCAGGCTCGTAGGGGGCGTGAGCGTCAGGCGCTGGCCTGGCGTGCACGGTTGCGAGCGGCGCGGCGCTTCATTGCGCGGCGCTCGTCCTCGCTGAGGCCACCCCAGACGCCGGAGTCCTGGCCGGACTCGAGCGCCCACTGCAGGCACTGCTCCATGACGGGGCAGCGGCGGCAGACGGCCTTGGCTTCCTCGATCTGCAGCAGCGCAGGACCGGTGTTGCCGATGGGGAAGAAGAGCTCGGGGTCTTCCTCGCGGCAAACGGCGTTGTGACGCCAGTCCATGGCTGCTACCTCTCCTAGGTATTACAAGCGGGTTGCTTGTGAATGTGAACGCTTTCACGAATCCCTCGACAACGGAAGGGACTTTCGTCACATACGCGACGATGTCCTGTGTGTTGAGGAGGGGGTTCTGGCTCTCTGTGGGGCCGATGTTGCGGGCCGTCCCGATCGCCATGTAGAGATTCGCAAACCTCGGCGGCGGATACAACCCCTTCAGGGAAGTTTTTTTTGATTCCTCAGTGTCGACTGGGTCACAGCCGTACTTCTATGGGGTGGACCCTGGTCTAAACGTTCGAGTGAAAGGACTTTGGCGCCTTCTGCTCACACAATCACACGCAGTGCACGGCGTACGCCTGTGAACGTCACGCTCGTCCGCAGTCCCAGGTGGTCGCCGTCCATCTGAAGGGGGAGCGGCACCTTCGAATGCAAGGTGAAGTCCGTCAAGTCTTGCAGCGTAACCGCGTGCTTACCGTGCGGTCCGCGATCGGGCGTCGAGGTCAGGAGCTGGGTCCCGTACCGGGCCACCGCGGTGGTCGAGAGCTTGCTCAGACCGAGCACGTCGAGGCCGGTGTCGAAGGAGGCCCCGGGGGAGGCGTACATCGGGCGATTGCCCAGGTAGGTGTACGGAGAGGTGTTGCAGACTATGGAAAGGACGAGGTCCGTCACGGGGTCCTCGCCGGCCCGTTCCAGCGTGATCGTTCCGTGCCTGCGGTGCGGCTCGTCGAGGAACTGGCGGAACACCTGGCGCAGATAAAGCGCATGAGTGGACCGTTTCCCGCGTTCCCTTTGCTGTTCGACCCGGCCGACCACTCCCGCGTCGAAACCGAAGCCGGCGGCGAAGGTGAACCAGCGCCCGGGGACGGCTTCGTCCTCCGTGCCGGGAGTGCCCGAAATACGGCCCAGGCTCACCGTCCGTTCGGTTCCCTCACGCAACGCGTCGAGCAGGGCGCCGGTCGCCTCCACGGCGTCGTTCGGGAGCCCCAGGGCCCGCGCGAAGACATTCGTGGAGCCGCCGGGCACGACGGCGAGGCGGGGCAGCCGGTCCGGGTCGGGGCCCTGGTGCAGCAGACCGTTCACGACCTCGTTGACCGTGCCGTCGCCGCCGAGGGCGACGACCAGCTCGATGTCCTTGCTCTCCGCGGCCTGCCTGCCCAGGTCCCGGGCGTGGCCGCGGTACTCCGTGGTGACCGCCTCGAGCTTCATCTCGCTGGCCAGCGCATGGATCAGTACGTCACGCGTGCGCGCACTGGTGGTGGTTGCCGCTGGATTGACCACAAGAAGTGCACGCATGCGAAGCAGAGTACCTAGCGGTCTTTACCTGGCCTAGACCGAGGGTCCGGACCGCGGAGAAGATCGTGGATACGCACAGCTACCCTGCAAGGGTGAGTACTGAGCCGAAGCCCACCCCCGAAGCCCCGGAATCAGGCCCGCGCCCCGCACGCCTGACGGCCGCCGCGGCGCTCGCCGCGCTGGAGGGCCTCGCGCTCCTCGCCGGGGGTGCGTACATGCTCGTGATGGGCCTCGCCGGTGAGCCCGACGACCCGCAGCAGGCCATCACCGGCGGCGGCACACTCGTCGTCCTCGCGCTCGTGCCCCTGCTCGCCGCGCTCGGTCTGCTGCGGCGGCGCAGCTGGAGCAGGGGGCCCGCGATCATCACGCAGATCCTCGCGCTGCCGGTGGCCTGGCAGCTGCTGCAGGCGGACAGCGTGGCCATTCCGGGCGGCATCGCGCTGGCCGCGGTCGCCATCGCCGCGCTCGTCCTGCTGGTCAACCCCGCCACGACCGAGGCCCTCGGCATCCGGGGCCCCGGCAACGTACCGGACGACGTGAAATAGCCGTCCCCTAGTGGTGGCCTACTCCTCGACCAGGAGCTTCTCGCGCAGCTGCGCGAGGGTGCGGGCGAGCAGCCGGGAGACGTGCATCTGCGAGATGCCGACCTCCTGCGCGATCTGCGACTGGGTCATGTTGCCGAAGAACCGCAGCAGCAGGATGCGCTTCTCGCGCGGCGGGAGGTCCTCCAGGAGCGGCTTGAGGGACTCCCGGTACTCGACGCCCTCCAGGGCCTCGTCCTCGGCGCCCAGGGTGTCCGCGACCGCCGGGGACTCGTCGTCCGTGTCGGGGACGTCCAGGGACAGCGTGGAGTACGCGTTGGCCGACTCCAGGCCCTCCAGG
Proteins encoded in this region:
- a CDS encoding WhiB family transcriptional regulator — its product is MDWRHNAVCREEDPELFFPIGNTGPALLQIEEAKAVCRRCPVMEQCLQWALESGQDSGVWGGLSEDERRAMKRRAARNRARQASA
- a CDS encoding diacylglycerol kinase family protein, translated to MRALLVVNPAATTTSARTRDVLIHALASEMKLEAVTTEYRGHARDLGRQAAESKDIELVVALGGDGTVNEVVNGLLHQGPDPDRLPRLAVVPGGSTNVFARALGLPNDAVEATGALLDALREGTERTVSLGRISGTPGTEDEAVPGRWFTFAAGFGFDAGVVGRVEQQRERGKRSTHALYLRQVFRQFLDEPHRRHGTITLERAGEDPVTDLVLSIVCNTSPYTYLGNRPMYASPGASFDTGLDVLGLSKLSTTAVARYGTQLLTSTPDRGPHGKHAVTLQDLTDFTLHSKVPLPLQMDGDHLGLRTSVTFTGVRRALRVIV